One window of the Epinephelus moara isolate mb chromosome 22, YSFRI_EMoa_1.0, whole genome shotgun sequence genome contains the following:
- the LOC126383623 gene encoding protein C1orf43 homolog — MAESSPLSGVNVVLVMAYGSLVFVLLFIFVKRQIMRFAMRSRRGPHAPIGHNAPKGLREEIDSRLSKVQDIRFEPRLLSEDDDRLKQGSQISCYNYLYRMKALDAIRDSGIPLQEISRCPSAFTGRSFRNWLLELRNSHSLIKSSRSALIDRLLEGYDSARHGTGVFGEAEFLDYQRALNELADVVKAYSSTTSLDQHHQSAAKDLTGSPVRSTPSTIQVTYLPSTGQRSKRPKHFLELKSFKDNYNTLESTL; from the exons ATGGCAGAGTCATCGCCGTTATCAGGGGTTAATGTTGTCCTGGTTATGGCCTATGGAAGCTTG GTGTTTGTGCTTCTGTTTATCTTCGTCAAAAGGCAGATCATGCGTTTTGCAATGAGATCCCGCCGAGGACCCCATGCTCCTATTGGCCACAATGCACCCAAG GGTTTGAGGGAGGAAATTGACTCCAGACTGTCGAAGGTCCAGGACATCCGCTTCGAACCTCGTCTCCTATCAGAGGACGACGATAGGCTGAAGCAAGGATCACAGATCA GTTGCTACAACTACCTGTACAGGATGAAAGCTCTGGATGCCATCCGTGACTCAG GAATTCCTCTGCAGGAGATAAGCCGCTGTCCCAGCGCGTTTACTGGACGCAGCTTCAGGAACTGGCTGCTGGAGTTGCGCAACTCCCACTCTCTGATCAAAAGCAGCCGCAGCGCACTTATTGACCGTTTACTTGAAGGCTATGATAGCGCTCGCCACGGGACAGGG GTGTTTGGGGAAGCTGAGTTTCTTGATTACCAGCGGGCTCTCAACGAACTGGCTGATGT gGTGAAAGCCTACTCCAGCACCACCAGCCTGGACCAGCATCACCAGTCGGCAGCCAAGGACCTAACAGGCTCTCCTGTCCGGAGCACTCCCTCCACCATCCAGGTCACCTACCTGCCCTCCACTGGCCAGCGCAGCAAGAGGCCCAAACACTTTCTGGAGCTCAAGAGTTTCAAAGACAACTACAACACGCTGGAGAGCACGCTGTGA
- the tuft1b gene encoding tuftelin 1b, with product MSEGDTRTAGNGEESNRLNARRCSRLRLALQDQDQSDCTSEQHSNKESSIAVVLPQKPQGHEEALLTPTEVEVIKVYLEARPETAESVKMLTDEVSQIQEVRYCLKTLREQMAARQNTNNNKFPVNGFRVNVPNSQRDLSNGNAVPTESDAQVGDNQEESARLREATRRLYAQLKEMEKRHHEERERLQVESQEYSVRLAEQSERLQKAEEQSEQRGQQVDELQRLLESMEIESGILKDKMAAGEAELLQLKADKEEGEEKEQRCEELEKEVAILKEKIHHLDDMLKSQQRKVRHMIEQLQNSRTVIQERERFIRDLEERVAFLEAENREMHDHMEYFLAGQEPPPLTSTENKPEVVYSKTLTPSSPTNKALPFIKVIEIMS from the exons ATGAGCGAAGGCGACACGCGGACTGCGGGGAATGGAGAGGAGAGCAACAGACTTAAT GCCCGCCGATGCAGTCGACTTAGACTCGCTCTACAAGATCAGGATCAGTCAGACTGCACCTCGgagcaacacagcaacaag GAGAGCAGCATAGCAGTTGTGCTGCCACAGAAACCTCAGGGGCACGAAGAAGCACTCCTCACACCAACAGAAGTTGAAGTCATTAAG GTTTATCTTGAAGCCCGTCCAGAGACAGCCGAGAGTGTCAAGATGCTGACGGACGAGGTATCCCAGATTCAGGAG GTGAGGTACTGTCTGAAGACTCTGAGAGAGCAGATGGCAGCCAGGCAGAACACTAACAACAACAAG TTTCCAGTCAATGGCTTCAGAGTCAACGTGCCCAACAGCCAGCGAGATCTCAGCAATGGAAACGCTGTTCCCACTGAGTCAGACGCTCAA GTCGGGGATAATCAGGAGGAGAGCGCGAGGCTCAGGGAGGCGACCAGGCGTCTGTACGCGCAGCTGAAGGAGATGGAGAAGAGGCATcatgaggagagggagagactgcaG GTCGAGTCGCAGGAGTATAGCGTCCGTCTTGCTGAGCAGTCTGAGCGTCTGCAGAAGGCGGAGGAGCAGTCGGAGCAGAGGGGTCAGCAGGTGGACGAGCTGCAGAGGCTGCTGGAAAGCATGGAGATCGAGAGTGGCATCCTCAAAGACAAGATGGCGGCAGGGGAggcagagctgctgcagctcaaagcagacaaggaggaaggggaggagaaaGAGCAGAG GTGTGAAGAGCTGGAGAAGGAGGTGGCCATCCTGAAGGAAAAGATTCATCACCTTGATGACATGTTAAAGAGTCAGCAGAGGAAGGTCCGCCACATGATCGAACAG CTGCAGAACTCCCGGACGGTCattcaagagagagagagattcatCAGGGAtctggaggagagggtggcttTCCTGGAAGCTGAG AACAGAGAAATGCATGACCACATGGAGTACTTCCTGGCAGGCCAGGAGCCTCCACCACTGACATCCACCGAGAACAAGCCAGAGGTTGTTTACAG taaaacactgactCCGTCATCACCGACCAACAAGGCCCTCCCGTTCATCAAAGTCATCGAGATCATGTCGTGA